A genome region from Tachyglossus aculeatus isolate mTacAcu1 chromosome 1, mTacAcu1.pri, whole genome shotgun sequence includes the following:
- the GSTZ1 gene encoding maleylacetoacetate isomerase isoform X2: MQQVPTLKIDGITISQSLAIIEYLEETRPSPSLLPRDPKKRASVRMISNAIVAGIQPLQNLSVLKQVGQEKQLAWAQQYICQGFKALEQILQGTAGKYCVGDEVSMADLCLVPQVANAERFKVNLAPYPTIKRINEALLRLEAFQVSHPCRQPDTPPEVRV, translated from the exons atgcagcaggTCCCAACCCTCAAGATCGACGGCATCACCATTTCCCAATCG CTGGCCATCATCGAGTACCTGGAGGAGACGCGGCCCAGCCCGAGCCTCCTGCCCCGGGATCCCAAGAAGAGAGCCAGCGTCCGCATGATCTCCAACGCCATCGTCGCCGGCATCCAGCCCCTGCAG AACCTGTCTGTCCTGAAGCAAGTGGGACAGGAGAAACAGCTGGCCTGGGCACAGCAGTACATCTGCCAGGGCTTCAAAG CTCTGGAGCAGATCCTGCAGGGCACCGCCGGGAAGTACTGCGTGGGAGATGAG GTCTCCATGGCCGACCTCTGCCTGGTGCCTCAGGTAGCCAACGCTGAGAG GTTTAAGGTGAACCTTGCCCCCTACCCCACCATCAAGCGCATCAACGAAGCGCTGCTGAGGCTTGAGGCCTTTCAAGTGAGCCACCCCTGCCGGCAGCCCGACACCCCTCCGGAGGTGCGAGTCTGA